One region of Miscanthus floridulus cultivar M001 chromosome 19, ASM1932011v1, whole genome shotgun sequence genomic DNA includes:
- the LOC136527295 gene encoding probable serine/threonine-protein kinase PIX13 yields MGNCTSAIDAFVQRGNRASPSPSPAATPGMSASRRTSSSATTGKLSTLSSTSTFMPSTVSGVSVDDDYPEGQILESPNLKIYTFAELKSATKNFRPETVLGEGGFGKVYKGWVDEKTLNPSKASTGIMVAVKKLNPESVQGMEQWQSEVNFLGRISHPNLVKLLGYSMDDNELLLVYEFMSKGSLENHLFRRGAVYEPLPWSLRLKILIGAARGLAFLHSSERQIIYRDFKASNILLDSHFNAKLSDFGLAKHGPDGGESHVTTRVMGTYGYAAPEYVSTGHLYVKSDVYGFGVVLLEMISGLRALDPKRQSEKVNLVNWARPLLSDRRKLSQLMDSGLEGQYNPKGALLAAQLTLKCLNGDPKSRPSMKEVVEALEKIESVKSRVREPRNSSSSSRRGQVQSPRSDSARNNSSSRGR; encoded by the exons ATGGGGAACTGCACCAGCGCCATCGATGCCTTTGTCCAGCGCGGCAACagggcgtcgccgtcgccgtcgccggccgCTACTCCTG GAATGTCTGCATCGAGGAGGACTAGTAGCTCTGCCACCACCGGGAAGCTGTCAACGCTTAGCAGCACCAGCACCTTCATGCCGTCCACAGTTAGTGGTGTCAGCGTCGACGACGATTACCCAGAGGGCCAGATTCTTGAGTCTCCAAACCTCAAGATATACACCTTTGCCGAACTCAAGAGCGCCACCAAGAACTTCAGGCCTGAGACTGTGCTTGGGGAGGGCGGATTCGGCAAGGTTTACAAGGGATGGGTTGATGAGAAGACCCTCAACCCGTCAAAGGCTAGCACTGGCATCATGGTTGCCGTCAAGAAGCTCAATCCTGAGAGCGTGCAGGGAATGGAACAATGGCAG TCTGAAGTCAATTTCCTTGGGAGGATTTCGCATCCCAATCTCGTCAAACTATTGGGCTATTCCATGGATGACAACGAGCTACTACTCGTGTACGAGTTCATGTCAAAGGGGAGCTTGGAGAACCACCTGTTCCGAA GAGGGGCGGTTTACGAGCCGCTGCCTTGGAGCCTCAGGCTGAAGATTCTCATCGGTGCAGCTCGTGGCCTCGCATTTCTTCATTCATCAGAAAGGCAGATCATCTACAGGGACTTCAAGGCTTCCAACATCTTACTGGATTCG CACTTCAATGCGAAGCTCTCAGATTTCGGATTAGCCAAGCATGGTCCAGATGGTGGGGAGTCTCATGTGACAACAAGAGTCATGGGAACCTATGGCTATGCAGCTCCAGAGTATGTTTCTACCG GCCACCTGTATGTGAAGAGTGATGTGTATGGCTTTGGCGTTGTACTGCTGGAGATGATCTCTGGCCTGAGGGCGTTGGACCCGAAACGCCAGAGCGAGAAGGTGAACTTGGTAAACTGGGCAAGGCCATTGTTGTCTGACCGGAGGAAGCTTAGCCAGCTGATGGACAGTGGGCTGGAGGGGCAGTACAATCCCAAAGGAGCCCTCCTGGCTGCTCAGCTGACCCTCAAGTGCCTGAACGGTGACCCAAAGAGCAGGCCATCCATGAAGGAAGTGGTGGAGGCACTGGAGAAGATCGAGTCTGTGAAGAGCAGGGTGAGGGAGCCCAGGAACAGCTCCTCGTCCTCGCGTCGTGGCCAGGTGCAGTCCCCTAGGAGTGACAGCGCTAGGAACAACTCCAGCTCCAGGGGCAGGTAG